A part of Halobaculum sp. MBLA0143 genomic DNA contains:
- a CDS encoding TATA-box-binding protein, which translates to MTDPADSIEIQNVVASTGIGQELDLEALAEDLPGADFNPDNFPGLVYRTQDPKAAALIFRSGKIVCTGAKSIDDVHDALGIIFEKLRGLSIPVDDDPDITVQNIVSSADLGHQLNLNALAIGLGLEDVEYEPEQFPGLVYRMDEPDVVILLFGSGKIVITGGKRTDDAEEAVGEIVDRIESLGLLN; encoded by the coding sequence ATGACGGACCCGGCAGACTCCATCGAGATTCAGAACGTGGTCGCATCGACGGGAATCGGGCAGGAGCTCGACCTCGAGGCGCTGGCGGAGGACCTCCCGGGGGCGGACTTCAACCCGGACAACTTCCCCGGTCTCGTCTACCGCACCCAGGACCCGAAGGCCGCGGCACTGATCTTCCGGTCGGGGAAGATCGTCTGTACTGGCGCCAAGAGCATCGACGACGTCCACGACGCGCTGGGGATCATCTTCGAGAAGCTGCGCGGCCTCTCGATCCCCGTCGACGACGACCCGGACATCACGGTCCAGAACATCGTCTCGTCGGCCGACCTGGGCCACCAGCTCAACCTGAACGCGCTGGCCATCGGCCTGGGGCTGGAGGACGTGGAGTACGAGCCCGAGCAGTTCCCCGGGCTGGTGTACCGGATGGACGAGCCGGACGTGGTGATCCTCCTGTTCGGCTCCGGGAAGATCGTCATCACCGGCGGCAAGCGGACGGACGACGCCGAGGAGGCGGTCGGCGAGATCGTCGACCGGATCGAGTCGCTGGGCCTGCTGAACTGA